TCAATTATCCTTTACTGGCGCTGGCGATCGGAGCGTTTGGTATTGGTACCACCGAATTTTCGCCAATGGGATTATTGCCCGTCATTGCCAAAGGTGTGGATGTCTCGATTCCAGCGGCCGGAATGTTAATCAGCGCCTATGCGGTTGGCGTGATGGTGGGTGCTCCGCTGATGACATTACTGCTATCTCATCGTGCACGACGTAATGCGCTGATATTCCTGATGGCGATTTTCACGCTGGGTAACGTTCTCTCGGCTATCTCGCCGGATTACACCACGCTGATGTTGTCGCGTATTTTGACCAGTCTGAACCACGGGGCATTCTTTGGCCTTGGTTCCGTTGTAGCCGCAAGCGTAGTACCCAAACATAAGCAGGCCAGCGCCGTGGCAACCATGTTTATGGGGTTAACTATTGCCAATATTGGCGGTGTCCCGGCGGCGACCTGGCTTGGTGAAACTATCGGCTGGCGCATGTCGTTTTTGGCAACGGCGGGTCTGGGCGTCATCGCTATGGTCAGTCTGTTCTTCTCGTTACCCAAAGGTGGGGCAGGAGAGCGCCCGGATGTTCGCAGCGAACTGGCGGTACTTATGCGCCCGCAGGTGTTGTCGGCGCTGTTAACGACTGTTCTGGGGGCTGGGGCGATGTTCACGCTTTATACCTACATCTCTCCAGTGCTGCACACTATTACCCATGCCACACCAGTGTTTGTGACCGGTATGCTGGTGCTGATAGGCGTAGGTTTCTCAATCGGTAACTACCTTGGCGGCAAACTGGCTGATCGTTCAGTCAACGGTACGCTGAAAGGTTTTTTACTGCTATTGATGGTAATTATGCTGGCCATTCCCTTCCTTGCGCGTAATGAGTTGGGAGCGGCGGTTAGCATGGTTATCTGGGGGGCTGCGACGTTTGCGGTCGTTCCGCCGTTGCAGATGCGTGTGATGCGCGTTGCCAGCGAGGCGCCAGGATTATCATCGTCAGTCAATATTGGCGCGTTTAATCTGGGGAACGCTCTGGGTGCCGCGGCCGGTGGGGCGGTGATTTCCGGTGGTTTGGGCTACAGTTTTGTGCCAGTGATGGGGGCGATTGTGGCGGGGCTTGCGCTGCTGCTGGTGTTCATTTCCGCAAGAAGGCAGCCTGAAGAGGCTTTCACGACCGCGAATTAGTGCAAAAACGCAGAAGGAATTCCTTCTGCGTTATCTTTTTTATGCTGCGAAGTTCTTCGCAACAAATTCCCAGTTTACCACCGCCCAGAAGTGCTCCAGGTAGCCAGGACGGGCATTGCGATAATCGATGTAGTAGGCGTGTTCCCATACGTCAACGGTCATCAGCGGCGTCGCGTCGGTGGTCAGCGGAGTACCCGCGTTGGAGGTGGAAACGATAGCCAGTTTGCCATCTTTTCCCTTCACCAGCCAGGTCCAGCCAGAACCAAAGTTTTTGATAGCGGCATCGGTGAACTGCGCTTTGAAATCCGCAAAGCTGCCAAAGGAGGCGGCAATGGCCTCGGCCAGTTTACCGGTAGGTTCGCCACCTGCATTCGGTGCCAGGCAGTTCCAGTAGAACGTGTGGTTCCAAACCTGGGCTGCGTTATTGAATACACCACCTTCAGAGCTACGTACGATCTCTTCCAGTGATTTGCCTTCAAACGCCGTGCCTTTAATCAGGTTGTTCAGATTGGTCACGTAGGTTTGATGGTGTTTGCCATAGTGATATTCCAGCGTTTCGGCAGAAATGTGCGGTGCCAGAGCATCTTTGGCATACGGTAATGCAGGTAATTCAAACGACATTGCTTCTCTCCTTATTATTTATATTGAGTACACACAATAGCCTCATTGTGAGTAAGGATAGGGTAGCAAATTGAAAGGTTATGCAAAAGAAGAACTTACCCTACAGCATGTTCTGTAGGGTAAGTTTTTAACGAATTGTTTTTGGCGTCATCACTCGACGAGCACCCACATAGTGGCGCTGCCAGTAATCTTCGCTCAGAGAGGTGATTTGAATTTCCTGACCGCTGCGCGGTGACTGTATAAATTTACCGTTACCGACATAAACGCCAACGTGATCGGCTGTTCCGCGACCCTGGGTACGGAAAAAGACCAAATCGCCATTTTTCAGTTCGCCACGTTCGATCGGCGCGGCATCGCGCAGGTGGTACATTTCATTCGCAGTACGCGGAATGCGGAATTTCACCAGATCTTTATAGGCATAATAGACCAGACCGCTGCAGTCAAACCCGGTTCTTGGCGAGGAGCCACCCCAGCGATAAGGCTTGCCGATTTGGTTCATCAAGGTGGACATGGCGGTTTTAGTCGCTTTCTGCACTTTGACTTTATGAGCGTCAGCAAGCGTAGTTGGTGCGGCGGTTTTCACCTTCACACAGCGCGGCTTATGACCTTTGCGCGGCGTGCATTTTTCAGTCCAGGTGACGGCCGCGGTTTGTGCTGCCGCGGTTTTACCTCGACGGTTTGCAGTTTTGGTCGACTTTGCCGGAGTAGCAGTGCGATTTTTAGAAGAGGAAGCGGTTTTGGTGCTGGTTTTGCTGGTGGTCTTTGTCGCCGTTTTCTTGCTGGTTTTTTTTGTTTTTTGACTGGTTGTTGCGCTTTTCTTTTTATCTACCGTTTTGATGATGTGAGAATTGGTAGGTGTCGTCCTGGCCTGCTTCGAAGCATGAG
The Citrobacter arsenatis DNA segment above includes these coding regions:
- a CDS encoding C40 family peptidase; translated protein: MARINRISITLCALLFTTLPFTPMAHASKQARTTPTNSHIIKTVDKKKSATTSQKTKKTSKKTATKTTSKTSTKTASSSKNRTATPAKSTKTANRRGKTAAAQTAAVTWTEKCTPRKGHKPRCVKVKTAAPTTLADAHKVKVQKATKTAMSTLMNQIGKPYRWGGSSPRTGFDCSGLVYYAYKDLVKFRIPRTANEMYHLRDAAPIERGELKNGDLVFFRTQGRGTADHVGVYVGNGKFIQSPRSGQEIQITSLSEDYWQRHYVGARRVMTPKTIR
- the sodB gene encoding superoxide dismutase [Fe], which encodes MSFELPALPYAKDALAPHISAETLEYHYGKHHQTYVTNLNNLIKGTAFEGKSLEEIVRSSEGGVFNNAAQVWNHTFYWNCLAPNAGGEPTGKLAEAIAASFGSFADFKAQFTDAAIKNFGSGWTWLVKGKDGKLAIVSTSNAGTPLTTDATPLMTVDVWEHAYYIDYRNARPGYLEHFWAVVNWEFVAKNFAA
- a CDS encoding MFS transporter, with translation MKLNYPLLALAIGAFGIGTTEFSPMGLLPVIAKGVDVSIPAAGMLISAYAVGVMVGAPLMTLLLSHRARRNALIFLMAIFTLGNVLSAISPDYTTLMLSRILTSLNHGAFFGLGSVVAASVVPKHKQASAVATMFMGLTIANIGGVPAATWLGETIGWRMSFLATAGLGVIAMVSLFFSLPKGGAGERPDVRSELAVLMRPQVLSALLTTVLGAGAMFTLYTYISPVLHTITHATPVFVTGMLVLIGVGFSIGNYLGGKLADRSVNGTLKGFLLLLMVIMLAIPFLARNELGAAVSMVIWGAATFAVVPPLQMRVMRVASEAPGLSSSVNIGAFNLGNALGAAAGGAVISGGLGYSFVPVMGAIVAGLALLLVFISARRQPEEAFTTAN